GGTTGCTTTCTCCTTTCAGCCTGCGcctcttgctcttgtctCTGTTCTGCCACGGGCGGTTGTGCGATGGGGACTGAGGGCAATTCTTGCGCGACTTCGGCTTCGAGGGCGAGCAATTCCTCTTccacttcttcctcgtcctggtTCGAGATGCGGCCTCCGAGCATGTCGCTAACTTCCTAGAGGGGCGTAAGTAACTATTCATTGGTAAAGATACTCCTGAGATGCTCACCTGTTGATACGCGATTGCATCCGCCGTCTCTCCCATCAACTTCTCCACATGCTCTATACCGCCCATCTCAGCATGAATCTCCTGCAGCACCTTGGTTCCCTGCTGCAGTCCAAACAAGACATCCTTTTGTATAAGCGCAAACTCGACATCGGTCGTCAACTTCTCGAGCTGCGCTAGTTGCGCGTCCGTCTTGGCGAGCAGTGACTCCTGGTACTTTTTGCGCCGCAGCGCCAGCAGAGCCCTCTTCTTGTCGCCCTTTGCCAGCATCTGCCTCGCAACCTCGGTCTCCTTGTCGGTGAGCACGCTGATGCGCCGTTGGTACTGGTGTAGCTTGTCTCGCTGGTTCTTCATGTCCAGGATCGCCCTAGCGGAGGGGGAAGATGTCAGTCACGAGCGCAATCGGAGAGGGAGATGGCGGAGTGATTTGAAGGAGGATAAGAAGCTTACTTGTCCTGGGCTGTTACTTTACTCGCGTTGCCTCCCATGTTGTGTATCACAGCTTCTAGAATTGCCGTGGAATGGCCTGGAGAGGGATTGTTGTCGTGAAATTGCGCAAGATTAGGTCTGCGAGAGTCGGCTCGGCGATTGTCACGAGGGACGAGGGAGACCATCGTCATCGGGCGCAGAAGGGTTCCACAGCTTTATCGATAAGCAGGGCCCCTCCAACGCTCGAGATAAGAAATGTATAAAATATTCATAACTTCTTGACAATTATTATAATCATGAGCATTCCTTAGGCAAATCATTTAAGTATTGATTAATACATGATGAGGACTGCATAAAGGTAATCCTATCGGAAGAAGATAATAGTTTAAAGTACAGTACAATTATTAGAGAGTTCTCTTGAATCATGTATTAGCCTTATGATGAGACACGTCCGTCCTGTCAGACTCACAACACGATTCCTCCCACCTTTAACAAGCGATGGTCAGAAATCTCTGTTTAACTTAAGGACTTAATGTGTAACGACTTCCACTCTCCTCTCTCATACTCACCGATTTTCATCTTTCAATATCATCGAGGTGCTGGTAAGAAGCCGCACAAGTTCCGTCTGCCTTACGTAAGAATCTTCCGGCCCTCCATCACAGTCGCTGCACAATCTTATCGATCGGACCCATCTCTCTCAGAATTTCTCTTCCGCAATTCCAAGCGCATACCTACCATACCGCCATGACGCTGGGCGCCAAACGGCCCCGGGTCAACCTCCGGCAGGGCCTCGACCGCGATGTCTACCAGATTCTCAAAAAGCTTGAAGATGCTAACGACGGAAAGCCCTTCAAGAGCATCTCAGCCGTCTACGACTCCATCAAACGGTCCAATTCGAGCTTGAGCCGTCAGAAGAAGCGCCCCTTGGAGGATTCGATCGAACGAGTGCTACAATTTCGTAAGGAGGAATTGGGCGATTCGAGCGATTCGGAGGCCGCTCTCGAGGAACCGGCGAAACCTGAAGACGACCGATTCTTGCTCAATCGCCAGATGACGAAGCATTGGCATACGGCCCAGAGCCCGTCTGGCGGCCAGAATTCGACGCCGCAGACCGAGGCCCCACGCGCCGTCAAGAAGCGACGACTGcaggaagatggccaagagcAAGCAGCGAACGGTGCGACAACACCAAAGGGCGCCCTGACGGATACAGATGCGCCGGCCTTGGAAAAGtcagacaaggacaaggacaagacaaAGAAGGCATCAAAGTCGAGCCGCTTCAGAGTCGAACATCCTTCGGATCCACTGCTTCTCGGCGGTGTGGGCGATATCTATTCAGACCTAATGCGCATCACCGAGCCCGCGCTCAAATGGCCCGAGTTATATGCGACCAAGAGTTGGCGAAAAGTTCCGGGAATTCTATTGTCAGGCCCGCCGGGCATTGGCAAGAAGTCATTGGTCAAGTCTCTTGCGGCCAAGCTGGAGGTTCCAGTTGTCTCTCTCGGGGGCTGCTTTGAGGACCCTGAACGCATGGAAAGGAGCTTGAACGACGCGATTGATGAAGCAATGAGGCTTGCCCCTTGTATTGTCCTCATCGAGCAACTCGATTGGTACATGTCGAAACCAGGAGGAAGCGGGCACAGCGAGAGTCACCGTCGGACCGTTACACAGTTTATGCGACAGATGCAACGGCTAAAGGCAGATCAAGAGAAGGATGGGCACGTTTTGGCCATGGCGACGACTTCGAGGATCACGGATGTCGACCCTGCCGTGTTGAAGGAGGGTTTGTTTGAGCGCACAATTCAGATGAGGATACCCGACCTTGAGGCTCGGCAGGATATCTTCAAACACATCACACGAGGCATGCAGCTCGCTGAGGATGTCGACTTTCAGGCATTGGCCAAGATGACACACGGCTTCGTTGGCGCGGATATTGTGGTTGTCACGACGCTGGCTCAAGACGCTACGATAGAGCGAATCAGGCACATGGACGAGTATCGAAACTGCTTTCTTAGCCTCGATGAACCTATTATCGACCCATCAGCAGACCTTATGGAACTCGCCGATCAAGCACCTCGCCCACCTTTTCCAGAACCTCCTGAGACCCCAATAACTCTGGAGGACTTCAAAACGGCCATCAAGGGCTTTACACCTTCACTCCGCAAGGAAGGCTTCACAGTCATCCCCAGTGTCACATGGGATCAAGTCGGTGCGCTCGAGCAGGTGCGCAACCAGCTCGACATGTCCATCATTGGGCCCATCAAGAACCCAGAACTCTATCTTGGTGCCGGTATCAACCGTCCAGCTGGATGTCTCCTCTGGGGACCTCCCGGCTGTGGCAAGACCCTTGTTGCTCAGGCCGTCGCCAACGAAGCGCAGGccagcttcatcctcatcaacggTCCAGAGCTACTCAACAAGTACGTGGGCGAGTCGGAGCGTGCTGTGCGTGAGCTGTTCAACCGTGCCCGCTCTTCCACGCCCTGtatcctcttcttcgacgAGATGGATTCACTCGTGCCGAGGCGTGATAACTCTTCCACCGAAGCTGGTGCCCGAGTTGTCAATGCACTGCTCACAGAGCTCGATGGCGCTCGTGATCGTGCTGGCGTGTACGTCATCGGCACAACCAACCGTCCGGATATGATAGATCCGGCGATGCTTCGGCCTGGTCGTCTCAGCGTTCAGCTCTTCCTAGATCTACCAACAACAGACGAACGAGTCGACATCCTGCACGCCATCTACCGCACGAATCATCCATCAGCCACGCCGGCCGAGCTCAGCCGCCTCGAGCCTGTCGCACGTGACAAGCGGTGTGACGACTTTAGCGGTGCTGATCTAGATGGATTGCACATCCGGGCTGCCGAGAACACCGTGAAGCGTGTGTTGaagggcgagaagaagaagccagagaTTGACGAGCAGGACTGGGAATATGCCCTGACGACGACACGCCGTAGTGTGCGCAATCCAGAGTCGTACAGGAAACTGGAAGCCAAGATGCGGGAGTCTAACTGATACCATACCTTTAGAAGAGACTCTGTATATCTTTTGAAGAATTTAATGATACATTCTGATGGTAATTGTTTATAttgtgatgatgacgatctcATGTTATGACGTCCATTACTTCTCTTATGCTGATAATTATTTCTCATTATGATGATAATTAGCCAGCTATTGCAGTTAATTCATGATGCGAACCATTGTCGATCATCCTCTCCTTGCTCCCTTCATCCTTTCCAAAGTCTCAGCCACCTCGTGGCTCGACCTTCAAAGTCCAATCAGCAATCCTTCCGCCTCCTTAGTCAGGGGCAAGAAAATGCCCGATGACATGATCCCTCCCGATCGCCGCAAATCTCTTGCCGCATTCGCCGCACCGGAGCAACGGAAATAGCTCGGCGAGCTAAACCAAGaacaaggaaaaaaaaaaagttggtTTGCCCTCATGATCGGGAAATCTTGGTCAACAAGTAAGTACAAGCGCAAAACCGCTCAAAAGAGCCGCACCTACCGGCTATCGGTGGCTCATGACTTGTGGTGAGTGACTTGTCATCGAAAATGACATAACTAAGATTGGTCGGCGATAAATGGGAATGGATCGGGGAGGTCGGGAGAGCAAGATCGGCGACCATCCTTTTTTTCGGTTGTCATGGGTGCTACCAGGAATGACGTTGAGGTCATACACAAGGAACTGCATGAGATCAAGGCATTGCGTTGAGATCAGTGAATCaattcttttttcttcatcAAACAATACAAGGCTCTGGATATGAAAAGGGCGGATTCTTTTTTAAATCGTAGATCCTATTCCGCCCCCCTTAACCAACGCCTggcttttcttcttctctgtcTCGGGAGGACGAAGAAAACGCATAAAGAGGAGATGGGAATAGGTACAAGCACCGTTGTCTTTCTAAGTGCTGTATGGTCTATAAGTACAATCGCCCCCTGGCGCGATCCCTCGTCTATCAAAAAAGTCGTAACATTACACGCGATGTCTTTTGGTCGCTTAAGCACAAGAGTCCTTGAGGTAGCTGTTGAGACAAGGGTTAGCCATGGTTGTTCATGTGAGGTCTGAACACGCGACGTCGGAGACGTAGGTGCTGAGAAAGAGTCAAAACTTACGCAATGAGGTCGTTTcggtccttggccttcttcaggCCACCGAAGGCCATCTTGGTGCCGGGGATGTACTTCTTGGGGTTCTCGAGGTAGTCGAAGAGGGTCTGGTCGTTCCACTCGACACCCTTCTGCTTGTTGGCGTCGGTGTAGGCGTAGCCCTCGACGGTACCACTCTTGCGGCCGAAGAGGCCGTGCAGGGCGGGGCCGATCTTGTTGCCGCCGTCCTTCTCAACGGTGTGGCACTGAGCACATCGGGTCTTGAACAGGTTGGCACCCTTCTTGACGTCGCCTGAGGGAATGTCGAGTTAGTATGTGAGTGAAAATGCGGATCCGGTGCGGTGCCGGGTGTGAGCGCTGCTGAGAGGGATTGAGTCTGAGAGAGGGCGAGGGTGAGGATTGCGATGCTGTTGAATGGCGTCGCACAGGCTGTTGGTGAGCCATTGTCGAGAGAATCTTGGTCAGGAGGGAGCCTTGTCTTGGTAAAATGACGCAGGCTGAAAGAGACAGCTCGCGTGCCCGCCGTCAGCGGTCGCCGCAGAACCCTCAAAAGACCCGAAACTTCGAATTGAAGCCGTAGAATCCTCTGCACTGAAGCTCCTCTGTCTCGCGATCCTCAATTGACCTCCCAGCGACGCTCGCGGTCCCGGCGCAAACAAAGGGTGAAGGCTGCTGCACAGAAGAAAGAGCACTTACCGCCAGCCATTGTGAATGTTAGGTATGAATTAACGGGTAAGGATGAGGTGGTAAAGGCAAGGTGAGGCTCgagccaaggtcaagaaatGGATCTTGAAGATGTGGTTGGTAatggagagagggagagaggatgaagaggaaggaggagggaaggaagaaaaaaaagggaaaGAGGCAAAACAAATCTTTATGACAGCATGACAACCCGCCAAAAGGGCCGCCCGCCGCCCCGGTGTGCGCctgccttggccatctgcCCGGGAAGTTTGCTCACTTTTTCGCCAACGGCCGTTCGGCAGCCACCTGTGGCTGGGGTAGGTCCAACCAATCAGGACGCGAGAATTACGCAGACTGCGAATGTGGCTCCGGGTGAAGTCGGATCATGAGGGCGGGTCCGAGCGGCGGTCAGGTTTTTCCGGGGTAGCAAGTACCTGATGTCAGAGCCCTCGACCCTTTTTGGTTTAGACCGAGCAAACGGAGGAGCAAACAGCGGAGTGGGTCCCCCGCTTCCCGGGTCCGAGTCAGTGCTTGATTTTTTTTACGCTTCAGCGGACTTCGGAAAAAAGATTCTTCTGAGATCGAAAGTGAGGGCATCGCCAAAAAAAACAACCTCAACCCAccaacctcggccttgaaACGCCCGCCCGGTGGCACGCGGAGGAGACCCAGGATCAACACAAGACTCCCTCTTCCCGAGAAGAGACACCTTCAACAATGGCAACCCGTGCCATAATCCcccgcttcctcctccccctccaggGACCCCTCTGGCGCGGCATCAGCATCCCGCTCTCCCAGAACAGCATCCGAATCCGCTTCGCCAGCTCCTCGACAGAAAAGCCCATCGTTCTCGAGAAGCCCGCACGCTTCAACCCGCCTTCCCATGGATCCCGAGCAAAGAGGAACCATGTTCCCAAGCACTACGGACCCGACCTCACCGCCGCCGAGATCGCCGCGCAGAACACCAAGAACTACCCGGGCATGATGGCTCCCGAGGGAACCTGGGCGCACTTTTTCTGGCACAGCAGGCTTCTACACACTTTCATCACCATGGTGCGTTAAACTCACAACTCAATTGCCCCCAATGGGGCAGCAACGAGCAAATCACACCACCGATACTAACCCCTCACAGGGCACCCTCTTCGCCCTCGGCGTCTTCACCTTCTTCATGAACTACGCCTACAACTCGCCCTACAAGGACCTCGTGCCCCCCATCTCGGACCTCTGGACGCAACCGATCCACTTCTTTGTCGGCTGGAAGAACGTCATCCTGCTGCACGAACaggacaaggccgagaaggccgTCGAGCACCGAACCCGCCACCTCGACGACGTCGCCAAGCGCCGCTACTTCATGAAGATGCACGGcatcgagaccaaggaccCCGTGTCCATCGTGTTCGGCAAGGGCGAGGAAAAGTCCGAGGACGAGCTCGAGGCCGCCGCCATGGGACGGGAGCCCCCTCAGaagaccgaggaggagaagaagccagaggaggccaagaagaagtggCTTGGTATCTTTTGAAATGTATAAAAATGGCAACCAAAAAACTCAAATCTGCCTGTAAAATAGCTGTAGCATAATGAGCCCACGCCTTCCAAGTCGCAGATTGTATGATTACATCGGATATCTAGCCTTTTACATCTTGTAGTATTATATGCCACAGTGATCAAATCACAGATGTCTCGTCATGTCAACTCAACGCCCTCCAAGCCATCCAACACATCATCCGCAACACCACCCTTCTCCAACACGGCCTGTATTATGCCATCCATGACACCAAACTTGGTTCCTCCCAAAGGCGCCTTCCACACTCCCTCAGTGCTCTGTGCATCGCCCGCCTGCTTCATTCCATTGGTATTCGTAGTATGCGGCACACCAGGTGGTGTGAGCCTCGAAGGCGGGTCAACAGACCGGATAGACAGCAACCTAAGCTGGCGGCCCGTAGAATCGACTTCCGTGTCGCCCTCCGTCTTGACGCGGCGCACCTCAGCCACAGAAACCGCAAGCGCCGTCTCCGCGACAGCAAGCTCCTCCTTAGCTGGGTCGAAAATGGTGTTGTCGCCGACTGCGACGACCAGCAGAGTGATTGGGGGTCGCGATCCAGCTGCGCCAGCACCCTCGCGCGGGTACAGGAAAGTTGAAGCCTCCCAATCGTCGTCAAACATGGGGTCTTCGTCACCCTCGGACTTGAGGCGCGGGAGGCGCGTAGCCAGGAGGGCGAGATGGGTTGTGAGTGAGAGAAGGGGGAGAGGGTATGACAGCGGAGGTGATATTAGCAGCACCTGTATATGCAGTCAGTATCAGTCTTGTCGCGAAAAGACGAGCAATCCGTAGAAGCCACACATACATCGAGGTATAGCCTCCAGTGAAACCGCCTGTTGATCCTCAACTTCTTGGCAAACTCCTTGTCAGCCAAGAGCGCCTCCCTCAACATCTCAGCCAAAAACACCGTCgaggcatcatcatccctcTGTCCAGGAATCTCCACCGCCAGCTCGAGCCAGTCGCCCCTCGTTCTATCCTCTTCGCCCTGATCCTCCTCTCCACCAGCCGTCTTTTCAATCTCTGCCTTGACTCCCACGATAGCTTCGGTGCCGTCGGCAAAGTGAACTCGCGCGCTACCGTTTGTGCCAGGGAGAACTCCAGTCTCAGCCGTCAGGGGGCGGAACTGCGTCGGCGTGCGGCCATCGGGTCGGATGGGGGGTCGGAGTGAGAGGGTGCGGTGGAGGTAGGCGAGCTCAGCAGGCGAGAAGAGGCTTTGCTGAGTCGCCATTGTGATGATGGCGGGCGCTCAGCGGCAGATAAAACCAGGGTGTTCTTCTCAAGCTTGCAATATGTAGAAATGCTAGTTCTCTATTGGGCGCGACGCGGAAATGCTGTGTCGCAAGCTGGGTCTCAATCACTCGATGATTTTTGATGTTTGGAAAAGGTTGGCCCTTCACCGAGGTGAGTGAtaagataaagaaaaaagctaGGTGTGGTGGGTGGGTTGCAGATTGCGGGGTGCTTGATGGAGCCTCTGACCTTGATCCATTACACAGGCACTCAACTCAGTTCAACTTACAGCTCACAACTTGCAATCATTTACAAGGCATTTCAGCGTAATAATTATCCTTCTTGCTTCATATTTCACCAGCATCGTTATCAATTCTCTATAGATTCACACAAGTCCCCCTCGTCCTAGGTAGAATCCTATCCTCCTCGTGGCGTGAAATCCAAACAAATTCGGTCTATCAGATCTGGCCCAATGGCTGCAACAAGCTCTGCAACTCCAGCCTTCAATCCCGGATAATCCTCCACGCCCCGTTTATCCCAAATAACAAGATTTGATGTCTTGTACAACGGTCCATCAGGCTTGATCTTCAACGCGATGTTGTCCAGATCCCAGTCGGCCACCGAAGAGAGAGGAGGAATACCTGGCATGTTGGTTTTAAAAAGCcagtcatcctcatcatctccagatTTTGAGTCCTCTGATTCAGCATCGGACTTGTTGCTCATCTCCACATCCTCATCAGTGCTCGATGGACCATCACCATTGCCATTAGACTCCCTCTGCTTCTCCAGGGACAGGCTGACAAACGGCTTCTTGTCCAAGAGATCCAACATCTTTCGATCCAGAGGATCCCAGGCAAGTGAGTTCGGATCAAGAATAAACTGCGGTGAGTAGTCAATCTTGTACCGCATCTTGGGGCAGCTGTGAATGTAAAAGCCTGGGTACCACCATCCATAACCCTCCTCGATAGACAGAGCAATCTCGTAGAGCGCACCGAGCTTGCCCGGCGCCCACTTGTGAATGCTCTCATGGTAGAGGAAGTAGACTGAGCTTACACACTCGGGCAAGAGATCAAGCACACCGATCGCCACGAGCTTGCCGTCCAACCTATAGCACTGATGATAAGACCCCAGGCGGCGCTCTTTGCCATTCGAATCCACCATCATCTCTCGTCTCAGGGGTGAGCTACACAAGAAGCGTTTGAAGCCTCCCGCGGTTATCTTGCTTGGCCCCTCCTTGTGTACCACCCTCTGGTAGTTCTCATAGACCTCATACTTTTCTTCTGTGAAATCATCTGGCTCCAGAGTCACGACAAGCTTGTGTGCAGCCTCAGGGGGTTTGAGCAACTGAGcatcctcggcctcgtgAACCCGCTCGATCAGGTCAAAGTGATTATCTCGCTTCTTTGCCTGATCACGCGACTTTGGGTGAAGACGAGCAACCTCTTTCGTATAGGTCTCACCCATGACGTACCTGTTGAAGCGGTTGATGGTCTGTCGTTGGTCCCTGGATGGCTTGAACTGGCTAGAGTCGAGGCGGATGGTGTAATGAGGACAACATGATCGACGCTGATCAGGTCGATACATGAGCGTACCAGAACGCCTCCAGCACCTACCAAGAAGCGTCTGGTAGAATCCGGGGCTCATTGATGATGCAGAGGCGTAGTAAGAGTAGCCTACCATCCCACGTACTAGTTAGCCTCGCCTTGTCCCTCGGTGCCTGGTGTGGAAGGAGTATGACAAAGAGCGGAAGGGAATATTGACTTGGCACGTGTAGAGTCTCTCCCCCATGATACGACTATGCGGGAACTAGAGTCTCGTGCCGTCAGTGGAGCAGGCGTTGAGGCGTTCGGGGAAGCAGGAAACGGAGAGGTGCAGGGGCTGGGTTCACGTTTTGACTGACTGTTGCCACGCTTTCCACAGTAGCCGCATCTTGATGACTTGGAGTAGGCTAATCGTCGGTCAGCATTCGGTCAAGAGGGATGTACGAATGACAATTGTGTGGGGGATGAGTGGTAGAAACTGAGACTTTGTGAGGTGTCAAGTGTAGAACACCGAGCGTGGGGGCAAAGAAAGACATGAGATGCGTGTAAGAGGCAGGAATCATCACGGGGAAAGGTACAGGCAGATTATAGACAGGCATATGATGGGTGTGAACGGAAATGGCCTCGGAGCATTAGCCATGTACAAGACTCCTGGTCCTTGAACAGACCCGCGACGGCCCGACCTGAGAAAGATTCCGATATCCGACTGTCGACCTGAAGCCTTGTCCATGGTAGTCAGAGGATCACGGCATGGCATTGAGTTGTGTCATGACATTGACAGACTGCCCAGGAAGAGGCTCGAGGCGTATCATGCGCGAGTATGCAGGTGATGCAACAGCTGGAGAAGGCACTGGTGCCAGCAATAGTCTTGTCACACGTTCCAGCAAAAGATGATGACCGTACGAATACGGATGCTGGGATTGGCGAACAAACAAGCCGGCAGACCCATGGCTACATGAaaggcagcggcagcagcatcaacaactTGTTGAGAGTAATTGTGGGCGGGTGTGCACAAGCTGAAGAGCCATTGACGTTGATGTTGGCAGCCCGGACATTGGCCCGCAAGCATTAAGATTGGATCGCGGAAACTGTGGGATGTGGGATGTGGGATGTGGGATCCAATTCCTTCTGGTCGACAGACAACCAAGACCGAGGCAAGTCGAAGCCGTAGCCAGCCTAAATTGGGCATGGAAATTGAAGTGGATGTGCTGTAAGTGTGCAAGCAGGTGAAGTGGAAATGGAGCAACGTGAGCGACTTGGCCCGGACGGGGAAGACGGGGGCGCCACGGGGAACGGCCGCGGCGGAGCTCAAGCGCAGGCGCCGGCAACCAACGACAAGCCGGCATTGCACCACGCGCGCAAACGGTTGGAGCAGAACAAGGGAATAAGCACTCACCAATTGGCGAGATATACTCGTACTGCAACGACGCATCTTCAGGGATGCGCATGCCACTGGGTTCCATCGTGGGCCTCGAGGCAGCACCGGCAGCACCACTGGTCACTGGAGCCGCGTAGCTGAAAAAGCACCAAGCCAGGAAGAGATGCTCTGGCGATGGATTGCCCGAGACGGAACCACCTGGAGCCGTCGTCGACCGAAGAGGGGCGCCGGGTCTATGTATGTACTGTAGCTGTAGGTATGGATCTCACGGATCACGACGAGTTGGAGACGAGGACGTCACCCACGAGGGAGGCTACCCAGGACGGGCAAGTCGGTGCGTGAGGTACCGCCTGCGTCCGGCGGGATGGCTCGCGGGTGGAGGGGCGGATTCCCGGGCGAGCCTTGCTTGGACGGATGGAGGGGGCGTGTGAGTTTGTGCTTGTTGAGCAAAGAAGCGATCGCGTGCCCGCCAATTCCCCTCTTGAAACAAGGGGAAACAGTGTGTGCGTGAGCGTGGGATGTTGTGTGTGTCTGTCTGGCGGGCGGAAGAAGGTTAACCGAACTGGttgcttgctgctgctgctgctgctgctgcacaCGGGATGATGACGACCCAACGTTGGTCGACCGACGGTGATCGTGTGCGACAGGCAGTCTAGCTTGACCAGCAGTTGCGAGCCGGCTTCGATCTGGGCGACTAGGGGGAGCAACCGAACAGGGGTTCAGCAACCCAAAAGACACACAGGACAAGGGCGTGATTTGAGAGATGGGGGAGCTTCTGAGGCAGGCGAGGCAAACTGCGCGGATCGACCCAGGATCTGGGATTCGATGAAAGGCGCGAGCACTTGCGGCTGGCAGAACTGCAGAGGCACAAAAGGTCGTCTGTCTGTCAGACCGTGACCGGTGAGGAAAAGTCGGAAGATGAGAAGTGGGCGCCTGGTAGGTTTTTGGGCGAGCTTTGAGGaagggagatggagaagatggagattgGAGGTTGGAGCTGGAGACGCACGACGTTTGAGGATCAACAAACGGCTCAGCACCTCAGGCGAGGCAACTGTGAATGACGGGTGCTGCcagccagctccagctccttccAACTGCGGGGTGATACCTACAGTACACCGGCTCCATCCTTCACTGCCGGGCTATCTTCCACCTTGACAAGTGTCTTTGATACCTCTATAACTGTGTCAAACAAGAATAAAGAGCTTCAATCTATCTGATACCAAAGCCTTCTTCTACACAGCTCCTTCCAAGGCGTGTCATGATTTTCTTTCATTTGGACGCATGCACAAACATGTGTCCGTCTTGAAGCCCCTGCCAGGCCTTCTCCGATAGAGTGGAGGACAAAGGGTGCTACTCCAGGGTCCAGCCCAACGGATCCGACCACTGAGGTTCCCGAAATATGTACAGAAAAATAGCTTGCAGGGGGGTTGACAGATAGGTTTCTGCCCATTTTTGGCTTCTTCCTTTCTCTCCCACAGCATAGAGGTGAGGTGGGCTTGCTTTTACGGTGAAGGGCTAGACACCACGGCCAGTAGGAACATGACCCGACTCCCAACACACACTCACACTCGACGCACGGCAAGGCTGAGCCGTTGTGTCACCAACTGGTCGATTTTCCATCTCATGTCATGCTGATGGAGGGGGGACAGAGGTACATGCCCAGGGCCGGGAAAATGAGATGAGATTGGAGAAGACGCAGGAAACACGATCGCCCTGGCTGATGGTGGCCAATCCCCAAACGTCGACGACGGCCTGTTTCCTCTATTCCTTGCATGCTGCAGCTCTCGGCTGCGGCGAATGAGAGGAAAAGCAAAGAACCTACCGGCCTAGTGTCAAAAAGTGGACGGTTCCAGGGCCACGACGACAACCGACAATGACTTGCTTGCCTTGCCATCTTGTGCCTCCTGGGGGAGAGGCTCCATCTCTCTGCAGGTTTCGAATGCTTCTGTCTGTGTCTTGTTCCGCCAGAGGCCAAGAGTCACGGCACCCACTCCCTCTATCGTCCGACGTGCGGGCTTTTTCCCGTCCTTTCGTTTCTTTTCCTCGGGCCTGAGCATCCGGTATTAGTGGACGTTGGGAGCTGCGGAACTAGGTAGACACGCTATGAAATTACCGGCATGAAGTGATTGGCATAACCAGAGACTCTTTATTGTTGAAGAGAACCAACGGAAGATGGCCGGCGGAATAGGCCTGGACAGGCAATGCCAAGCATAAATGCACACCACCTGCCAATTAGCGACTTGAACGATATGA
This region of Fusarium falciforme chromosome 5, complete sequence genomic DNA includes:
- a CDS encoding Arginyltransferase, with amino-acid sequence MEPSGMRIPEDASLQYEYISPIAYSKSSRCGYCGKRGNSQSKRYSYYASASSMSPGFYQTLLGRCWRRSGTLMYRPDQRRSCCPHYTIRLDSSQFKPSRDQRQTINRFNRYVMGETYTKEVARLHPKSRDQAKKRDNHFDLIERVHEAEDAQLLKPPEAAHKLVVTLEPDDFTEEKYEVYENYQRVVHKEGPSKITAGGFKRFLCSSPLRREMMVDSNGKERRLGSYHQCYRLDGKLVAIGVLDLLPECVSSVYFLYHESIHKWAPGKLGALYEIALSIEEGYGWWYPGFYIHSCPKMRYKIDYSPQFILDPNSLAWDPLDRKMLDLLDKKPFVSLSLEKQRESNGNGDGPSSTDEDVEMSNKSDAESEDSKSGDDEDDWLFKTNMPGIPPLSSVADWDLDNIALKIKPDGPLYKTSNLVIWDKRGVEDYPGLKAGVAELVAAIGPDLIDRICLDFTPRGG
- a CDS encoding RNase-PH domain-containing protein, producing MATQQSLFSPAELAYLHRTLSLRPPIRPDGRTPTQFRPLTAETGVLPGTNGSARVHFADGTEAIVGVKAEIEKTAGGEEDQGEEDRTRGDWLELAVEIPGQRDDDASTVFLAEMLREALLADKEFAKKLRINRRFHWRLYLDVLLISPPLSYPLPLLSLTTHLALLATRLPRLKSEGDEDPMFDDDWEASTFLYPREGAGAAGSRPPITLLVVAVGDNTIFDPAKEELAVAETALAVSVAEVRRVKTEGDTEVDSTGRQLRLLSIRSVDPPSRLTPPGVPHTTNTNGMKQAGDAQSTEGVWKAPLGGTKFGVMDGIIQAVLEKGGVADDVLDGLEGVELT